A region from the Silene latifolia isolate original U9 population chromosome 7, ASM4854445v1, whole genome shotgun sequence genome encodes:
- the LOC141590123 gene encoding uncharacterized protein LOC141590123, producing MGEVQGPPKAMSSPRVIGEKEGEDELVEIVVETPRVIDEPTKVVEEPQQQVVRTYVPPIPFPQRLARAKLEQKYGKFMDMMKGINITMPFIDAVKEIPSYGKFLKELISNKNSLSPTTTVNLSKECSAILMNEAPQKLEDPGSFSIPCKIGTVHIERALCDLGASISLMPLKIFKKLKGYELSPTRVSLQLADRSVRYPIGLVEDVPLKVGKLAFPCDFYAMKEPSEEKSCYMIDVVEEWVDMKKFDEDKGLQGFLEGKVKDCKEHREYALAMEATVEEDPDKGFESLRGDGKKEERSTPPQVIVHTDHTTLRHLLIKKESKPRLIRWILLLQEFDIEIRDKKGVENVVADHLSRLLHVKGKDGLPIDDSLPDDQLFALALMDVPWYADYVNYLVSGVIPHGYDSHKKKKFFHDLKQYFWEEPCLYKSCADGIIRRCIPNEEVKPIISHCHDMPSGGHGSSRKTAARVLQCGFYWPSLFHDVASYVKGCDKCQRSGNISKRHEMPMNYILEVEVFDVWGIDYQGPFPSSNGNEYILVAVDYVRKWVEAIPTKTCDAKSVTKLMETIIFPRFGVPRIVISDRGTHFRERTLDALLKKHGVQHRRSLAYHPQANGQAEISNREIKMILEKTPAICLVELEHKAHWAIRLLNFDLKSAGEKRLLDLNELEEFRLEAYESSILYKERTKRFHDKAIIRESSRRESWFSSLTQGSSCLRGSSSLSGRGPSPWSASFHMAPLKYPMEINPSR from the exons atgggagaggtacaagggccTCCAAAGGCTATGTCCTCACCACG GGTAATTGGAGAAAAGGAGGGAGAAGATGAACTCGTGGAAATTGTTGTGGAAACTCCAAGAGTGATTGATGAACCAACAAAGGTGGTTGAAGAGCCTCAACAACAAGTTGTAAGAACTTATGTGCCACCAATTCCTTTTCCACAAAGGTTGGCAAGAGccaaacttgaacaaaagtatgGGAAGTTCATGGACATGATGAAGGGTATCAACATTACCATGCCTTTCATTGATGCCGTAAAGGAGATTCCAAGCTATGGAAAGTTCTTGAAGGAGCTTATCTCAAACAAAAACTCCTTGAGCCCGACAACCACGGTGAACTTATCCAAGGAGTGTAGTGCAATTCTCATGAATGAGgctcctcaaaagcttgaagacccggGGAGCTTCTCCATACCTTGTAAGATTGGGACCGTGCACATTGAGAGGgctttgtgtgatttgggggcaaGCATTAGTCTTATGCCCCTCAAAATTTTCAAGAAGTTGAAAGGGTATGAGCTTTCACCAACAAGGGTTTCTCTCCAACTTGCGGATAGGTCGGTAAGATACCCGATTGGCCTTGTGGAGGATGTCCCGCTCAAGGTGGGGAAACTTGCATTtccatgtgatttctat gctatgaaagagccttcGGAAGAAAAGTCTTGTTATATGATTGATGTGGTAGAAGAATGGGTTGATATGAAGAAGTTTGATGAAGACAAGGGTTTGCAAGGGTTCCTTGAGGGCAAGGTAAAAGATTGCAAGGAGCACCGGGAATATGCTTTAGCTATGGAAGCAACGGTTGAAGAAGACCCGGACAAAGGATTTGAAAGCTTGAGAGGAGATGGTAAAAAGGAGGAGAGATCTacgcctcctcaa GTAATTGTGCACACCGATCACACGACGTTGAGGCACTTGCTAATCAAGAAGGAGTCAAAACCACGCTTGATTCGGTGGATACTTTTGCTACAAGAGTTTGATATTGAAATTCGAGACAAGAAAggtgtagaaaatgtggtagccGATCATCTTTCTCGGCTATTACATGTGAAAGGTAAGGATGGATTGCCAATTGATGACTCCTTGCCGGATGATCAATTATTTGCACTTGCTTTGATGGATGTCCCTTGGTACGCGGATTATGTCAATTACTTGGTATCCGGGGTCATCCCACATGGTTATGACTCCCATAAGAAGAAGAAATTCTTTCACGATCTAAAGCAATATTTTTGGGAGGAACCATGCCTTTACAAGTCTTGTGCGGATGGGATAATTAGAAGATGCATCCCGAATGAAGAGGTAAAAcccataatctctcattgccatgacatgccaagtggagggcatggTAGTTCACGGAAAACGGCCGCAAGGGTACTTCAATGTGGCTTTTATTGGCCTTCTTTATTCCATGATGTGGCAAGCTATGTCAAGGGGTGTGACAAATGCCAAAGAAGTGGTAACATTTCAAAGAGGCATGAAATGCCAATGAACTACATACTTGAAGTGGAGGTAttcgatgtatggggcattgaCTATCAAGGCCCTTTCCCTTCATCAAATGGGAATGAGTATATCCTTGTAGCGGTGGACTACGTGAGAAAATGGGTTGAAGCTATCCCAACAAAGACTTGTGACGCAAAATCGGTGACCAAACTCATGGAGACGATCATATTCCCACGGTTTGGGGTTCCACGAATTGTGATTAGTGACCGTGGAACTCATTTTCGGGAAAGGACTCTTGATGCTCTACTCAAGAAACATGGGGTGCAACATAGGCGGAGTCTTGCCTATCACCCACAAGCTAACGGCCAAGCCGAAATCTCTAACCGCGAGATCAAGATGATCCTTGAAAAGACC CCTGCCATTTGCTTAGTTGAGTTGGAGCATAAGGCGCATTGGGCAATCCGCCTCCTTAACTTTGACTTGAAGAGCGCCGGAGAGAAGCGACTACTTGACCTCAATGAGCTTGAAGAATTTAGGctagaggcttatgagagctctatATTGTATAAGGAGAGGACCAAAAGATTCCATGACAAGGCCATCATTCGGGAGAGTTCAAGGAGGGAGAGTTGGTTCTCCTCTTTAACTCAAGGTTCAAGTTGTTTGCGGGGAAGCTCAAGTCTAAGTGGTCGGGGCCCTTCACCGTGGTCCGCGTCTTTCCACATGGCGCCGTTGAAATATCCGATGGAGATCAATCCTTCAAGGTGA